In one window of Helianthus annuus cultivar XRQ/B chromosome 17, HanXRQr2.0-SUNRISE, whole genome shotgun sequence DNA:
- the LOC110924410 gene encoding putative F-box protein At3g23260 encodes MERLEFEMFANEILSRLPTKCVARLRCVSKQWRYELSSHLFAIIHYCRMANNPYRKVIMLTKSSIDIHNLIGGKLDISSRKIISFPVDTHLSNLIILASQYGILLMCIQWRPNELILWNPTINQFLNLCDKKPKIFFDLRKDAVGIYMDSSNDLKILLLQRRKDDVIPRVYSRNTCEWKTLTFLKGADYASSLYWWSSGTLCNNVLYFPSPHYWTPAKSYTIAFDVESETFSKVSIPKCTDVIGRQTSFLKIRNTLHMFIVGKTPETNVKLYKFEDELWSEVSSFTNVKLFYSFDSWRNKLAENKGDTWSVQIDRCGIFEIQFGLKDFQYFHDAETFQGLYNVASYEETVVSPI; translated from the coding sequence ATGGAACGTCTTGAGTTTGAAATGTTTGCTAACGAAATCCTGTCAAGGCTACCAACAAAGTGTGTTGCTCGATTAAGATGTGTTTCTAAACAGTGGCGTTACGAATTGTCATCACATTTGTTTGCGATTATACACTATTGCCGTATGGCTAATAACCCTTATCGTAAGGTTATCATGTTGACCAAGTCATCAATTGATATTCATAACTTGATTGGAGGAAAGTTAGACATTTCTTCAAGGAAGATTATTTCCTTCCCCGTTGACACCCATCTTTCCAATCTAATCATTCTTGCTTCTCAGTATGGTATTTTACTGATGTGCATTCAATGGCGTCCGAACGAAttgattctttggaatccaacaaTTAACCAATTTTTGAATTTGTGTGATAAGAAACCTAAAATTTTTTTTGATTTAAGGAAAGATGCAGTTGGGATTTATATGGATTCATCTAACGATCTAAAAATATTACTTCTCCAACGTCGTAAGGATGATGTTATACCGCGTGTGTATTCTCGGAACACATGTGAATGGAAAACTTTAACTTTCTTGAAAGGAGCGGATTACGCTTCAAGTTTATATTGGTGGTCTTCCGGAACTTTATGcaataatgttttatattttccATCTCCACACTATTGGACGCCTGCTAAAAGTTATACGATTGCTTTTGATGTGGAATCTGAAACTTTCTCGAAGGTTTCCATACCCAAATGTACTGATGTTATTGGTCGCCAAACCAGTTTTCTTAAAATCCGCAACACACTTCATATGTTTATTGTTGGAAAGACCCCTGAAACAAACGTGAAGCTATATAAATTTGAAGATGAACTATGGTCAGAAGTGTCGTCTTTTACAAACGTAAAGTTATTTTACTCATTTGATTCATGGCGTAACAAATTAGCTGAGAACAAAGGTGACACTTGGTCTGTTCAGATCGATCGGTGTGGTATTTTTGAGATTCAATTTGGACTGAAAGATTTTCAATACTTTCACGACGCTGAGACCTTTCAAGGACTATACAATGTAGCATCGTATGAAGAGACTGTTGTCTCACCTATTTAG